The stretch of DNA CCAAAATGAACACGGTGCATGCTTCAGTGATAATGTTGCATTCTTTCAGAAAActattttcaaataaaatcCTTCTTCATTGTTACATTTCGCAGTCATCCCTGTCATTACAAATATGGGTTAACTGGAAAAGTTTTGTAATTACATCTCTCAAAACGAGTGTTGGCAAATCACTCACGTCCTTGCTACTTCTCAGCTTGGTAGGGGCTAGAGAGAATCGCACAGACTTGATGAGTTCCTTTGTGTTTTAAATTGCTAGTTTAATATTAAACTATTAATTTGCCATAATAATGTACTCCTCCTCGTAGTCAGTCGTGAGAAATGAGATGGTTGTAATAAATCACGGATGCATTAGTAATATCGCGGCCTGAAATATTGATGAGAAAAGGACAGGCCAGAGAAGGAACTGTTGGAGAGAGGTGTCATAGCCACTTCCACACAGCCAAACGTGTCCAGGGAAGATGTAGGCTGCTCTGGGGGCATGACAATGGGATGTGGGCCTCTATAGAGTTAGTTTTACTGTGTACAACCGTTTCTATatgttattgttgttattgaGTTTCATATGTAAGCATATATAATGGGCATTCGGAATATTTTCAAAAGATTTTGCAATATTTAGTGTTTACATATTCAGTTTCGTTTACGAATGCCATGTGAGAATGGATCATATAGCAGGTCTTGCAAAGCTGTTTCAACCAGGAAGTTCTCCAGGATGTCGTGTTTCAGTGGTATACCGTATTGTGGTTTTTAATGGTGTATATGTTTAGGGTACTAACGCTTGCACACACTGCCCTGTTTCTAGGCCACACTGGGGCAGGACTCATCGATTTCACAGGGATTgctctcttccccttctctgCGAAAGAGAGAAGATAGCAGAAATACGAGCATGCTAGATAGCTGGGAGTGAGTCAAATTGAGCTAGCCATGTAACTGGCTTTCACCCTGTCATCTCTGTAATAGAGCCAAATCATAAGAAGTGCCTTTGATTGATTcaactctctttcactctttctccctgtgcttTTGATTCCCCCCATTAGGTGAATAGAGAAGGTGGACCTTTTATCAGCAAGCTCACAATTTAAGGATACTTCTTTTATCACACAGGTTGTGGAGCACTATAagccagcagagtgtgtgtgtgtgtggggggggggggaagtgcaCATAAGTACTGTGCATGAGAAAGAAGTGAATATGGGGCGAaagaaggacagaaagagaacaaaacaaaaaggacTACAGTTCTCAACTGGAAATATCGACAGGCTCCAACGAGAAGTAGCTCGGGCTTGTTAGCCAgccatgcgcacgcacacacacgcacacaaacacacacttcagcaGTGACATTTAGGATCTAGCAGTAAATCACGAGTCATCACCAACTATCTCCGATATTTGGTATTTCAAACTTTAAATCCTACAAACGAGATGCTTAGCATTCTCCAAGAGTGTTATCTGGACTGAGCACTGCTAAAGATGAGTCTGAATCGTAATCTCTATGCAGTGTCATCAGAGCCCAGAAACAGACCATATGTCACTCCAAGATAAATCAAAGAGTTTCAATTCTGAGCCTCCAACCACAGAAGCTCCCGTTTTGTTCACTCGAATGAGAAAGCTAAGAAGGGGGCTATTTCCGAGCACTGGAGACACTGGATGGGGAAGCTGTGAGAAGAAATGTACTTGGATCTACTTTCAAATCCCACATTTCTCCCTATGATATGTAAATCAGGTAATCTGCTGAATGTGTGGGGTTGTCGGTTTCACCCCCTGTTCTAATACGTTTGAAAGGGACGACGTGACAATCCTGTGAGAGCTTCTCGATGAATTGTTAAATATTCATAAATGTTTCGATCAGTAACCCCTTTTGATGCTAATAACAGCTCTGTCCACGGGGGATTTGCGGAGGGCGTCTTTCTAATGTATCTGTAATAAATTTAACTTGTGAAAAAATGAGGGGATTGGAGCTACGAATCACCCCAGGCTAACGTGGATACACACTGACCTCTAGTGTTTCGATTTGTACTTACATTTTAGCGATGGAACGTTGgtaggagtggaggagaaagaaccGTCAACCGTCAACTTTAGATCTACTGGAGAAGTAGAAGCCAGTCTGAAAAATAGTTTAAAAAAAGGCTGTTCAGCTGACTTTCTCATGttactttttctttctttctgacaCAAGGAGAAGAGTTCAAGGCAGATCAAGATCAGACTATAGACGCCTGAGGAGCAAGGCACACGTTTCTGCTGACAAACAGCGAGCTTGACATCTGGACGGCCTCCAGAACTGAAAGCTGCAGTGAAGGATTTGGGACCAGTGGCACTGGAGCAACGGAGCACAAAACAGAGCTGACAGGTCCCAAATGACTACCCTGgaactgggaggaggagagcgacagAAGAGagctgtgggggtggggtggggagagggagggagggagggagggagggaggataaggAAAAAAGAGCGGAGAGacgaggaaaggagaaagaggatgGAAGGATATGGAGAGAATACATGAGGTGGAGGACTAGGGACaaggctgttaaatgtcaagtTACTCTGAATTGAAGACAGAGATGACTGACATGTTGTCCCATGTCTGAGTTAACATTGATGAAAAATTAATTAGAAGTAATGATTTTAGCTGGGATATAGGTCAGCTAAAGTCAATTGCTTTGGCAGACATctgtattttatattttcacCAGTTGAGAAATTGTCTCTGATCACAGGTGGGACTATCATTTAACATGATCCATGCAATTAAGATCAGGATTCCCACTTGACTCAGGCAAGTATTAGAATAGTTGTGGTGGATAGGAACTCAATACACTTGAAGCACACATTTAGGAACCTCACATTAACATAGTACTGAGATTTCCTTCTCTGTAAATGCCTCATTTCAGCAGATTCAATACTTCAGGCTGGTCTAGGCCCTTTTAAAGAACAGACTCATGTCAGTCTGGCTGTTCCACATGTTCCCCCTAGTGTCAACATAATGACACCCTCAGACCCACTGCTGCCTGTTATTCCTACATCCTTCCACCAGAGGTCTCCCTTCAAATGGCTGTCATACAGTGCATTGAGCACATGTTCTCAAGAGACCATTACAATAACTGAAGTTTATTACAAATCACGTTTATTTGGTAATGTTGACACATTATAGACAAATCTCTTAAACCGCGTTAAGCCTCAATTCAGAGGCTTGGCTCAGGAACAGCTGCTCAGTGTTCCAAGATAAACGTGTCTTCCCCCATCCTGGAAGAGAAACAAATACTGAAAACCAAAACATCCCTCAAGGTGAATACAGCAGGGCAGAGctggttttcaaatgtgggcaTAAGTATATCTATATAGATATATCTGCTGATGCAGCTATTAGAAATTCTCTTTAAAGTGAGGGGTCAGATTAGTCATTTTTCATTAAGTGGAAGTGATTTTTCATTAAGTGGAAGTGATATGTCCCCGACATGAATGATGAAACCTCCACCCCCGACGCAGAGACACAGGAACCACCATGATGATCCAGCCCACCTGGTACTCTTCCAGTTGTCTGCAGGGCTCAGGGCCATAGAGCGAAGCATCCACAGGGTCTTCAGGACTCTCTTTCCGTCTGGCAGAGGGAAACACTGACCTACCCAGGAGCTGCACGAGCCTGCCCAGAGACATGGTCAACCAATTAAAATCACACCGGGAGCCTGTGACCCGCCAGGAACTCCCAGTCGGAACGAATGTCACATTCACACATGAGGTTTGAGACGGCCATTCCGGAAATAAGTGATTAGTATCATCATTCTGGTTTGCAGTCACAATTTGATGTAAAAAATACAGGCAACAGACATTTAATTATCAACTAAATAGCACGTGCCTACCGGTCTCCCATAACACAGAGAATGCAACAGAGGTTTGTTGGTTGTAATGGCTGACGACACCCACTAGTTTGCCCCGTTGGTCTGGCCCTGATTCTTGCGAACTGGTCCCTACTTTAGTCTGGTACACACCCGTCAGGTCTGAACCAACAGCCTGGACATGCAGTGCCGAGCCTAGCTCATTTCGCCACAGGCCTGTTACATTACACGACTGGACCTGCGGGCAAACGTATGGATGAGCTTCTACTCGCTCATTAACGCACACACCCATTCTGCGTTCAGTTATAAAACAACGAATGGGCGATGACTGCTTGGGTGCAAGTTCAGTCAAACGTTTTTCAACCTTACCTGAAGAACAAAAGTGGGCAAAATAAAGGCATAAAAAAG from Hypomesus transpacificus isolate Combined female chromosome 23, fHypTra1, whole genome shotgun sequence encodes:
- the avd gene encoding avidin codes for the protein MHSTTKNILFYAFILPTFVLQVQSCNVTGLWRNELGSALHVQAVGSDLTGVYQTKVGTSSQESGPDQRGKLVGVVSHYNQQTSVAFSVLWETGSCSSWVGQCFPLPDGKRVLKTLWMLRSMALSPADNWKSTRMGEDTFILEH